From Amphritea atlantica, a single genomic window includes:
- a CDS encoding transporter, with translation MKRTVNYAMGCLIGASLITTQVQATEGGGSNYPMGAEDLLVGALPPPGVYPLIYAEHYEADDFKGNDGKSLPINFNLKANVLAPRLLYVTDKTLFGGQLFFAGLLPLVDLDVSVMGMNDSESGIGDLDLTAALAFHHSPQFHTAIGVDVIAPTGEYDSSRLANIGRNYWTVQGIYAASHIDPAGFNWGVKVMYDYNFENDDTDYRSGQELHADYSLGYGVSPNWVVGVGGYAYKQLTGDEVNGTDIGNKGQAFAIGPAIKFDNGKGFFLSVKYQKEMAVENRPQGDAFWIKTIVKF, from the coding sequence ATGAAACGTACAGTTAACTATGCAATGGGGTGTCTGATCGGGGCATCTTTAATCACTACTCAGGTTCAGGCGACTGAGGGCGGTGGCTCGAACTACCCGATGGGGGCTGAAGATCTGCTGGTGGGCGCGCTGCCACCTCCCGGTGTCTATCCGCTGATTTACGCTGAGCATTATGAGGCGGATGATTTTAAGGGCAATGATGGAAAAAGTTTGCCCATCAACTTTAATCTGAAAGCCAATGTGCTGGCGCCGCGACTGCTTTATGTAACGGATAAAACTCTGTTCGGTGGTCAGCTGTTTTTTGCCGGTTTGTTACCGCTGGTTGATCTGGATGTCTCCGTCATGGGGATGAACGATAGCGAATCTGGTATTGGTGATCTGGATCTGACCGCCGCGCTGGCCTTCCATCACAGTCCTCAGTTTCACACCGCTATCGGTGTCGATGTTATCGCGCCCACCGGTGAATATGATTCATCCCGGCTAGCCAATATCGGTCGTAATTACTGGACTGTTCAGGGTATCTACGCCGCGTCCCATATTGATCCTGCCGGTTTCAACTGGGGGGTGAAAGTGATGTATGACTACAACTTCGAAAATGATGATACCGACTACAGATCGGGTCAGGAGTTGCATGCCGATTATTCCCTGGGTTACGGCGTATCACCGAACTGGGTTGTCGGTGTCGGTGGGTATGCCTATAAACAGTTGACCGGAGATGAAGTCAACGGCACGGATATCGGTAATAAGGGCCAGGCTTTCGCCATCGGTCCTGCGATTAAATTCGACAATGGCAAAGGCTTCTTTTTATCCGTTAAGTATCAAAAAGAGATGGCGGTTGAAAATCGGCCTCAGGGCGATGCTTTCTGGATAAAAACAATTGTGAAGTTTTAA
- the antB gene encoding anthranilate 1,2-dioxygenase small subunit, producing the protein MKNAALKSIEQFLYTQSEYCDRQQWDEYLATFDENAEFHIPQWDSEHVHTTDPKREMSLIYYATRAGLEDRVFRIRTGKSAACTPMPRTLHSVNNVQGEEQADGTWKVKANWVTHFYRFGESEAFFGRAEYILRADSDSWKVLRKQAILLNDKIRHVLDFYHV; encoded by the coding sequence ATGAAAAACGCTGCGCTGAAGAGCATTGAGCAGTTTCTTTACACTCAGTCCGAGTACTGTGATCGTCAGCAGTGGGATGAATATCTGGCAACATTTGATGAAAATGCCGAGTTTCATATCCCTCAATGGGATTCAGAACATGTGCATACCACTGACCCTAAACGGGAGATGTCGCTGATCTACTATGCCACCCGGGCTGGTCTTGAGGATCGGGTCTTCCGCATCCGCACCGGTAAGTCGGCCGCCTGTACCCCGATGCCCCGCACCCTGCACAGTGTTAACAATGTGCAGGGTGAGGAGCAAGCCGATGGTACCTGGAAGGTTAAGGCAAATTGGGTGACACACTTTTACCGTTTTGGTGAATCTGAAGCATTCTTTGGCCGGGCTGAATATATCCTTCGAGCCGATAGCGACAGCTGGAAAGTCCTTCGTAAACAAGCGATTTTATTGAACGATAAAATTCGTCATGTGCTTGATTTCTATCACGTCTGA
- a CDS encoding FAD-binding oxidoreductase, whose amino-acid sequence MSRKIAIIGAGQSGLQTGIGLLKQGYQVTMLSNRTQEEIRSGRVTSSQCMFDMALNTERELGLNFWENDCPPVEGIGLTVPNPERPGEKLIDWAAPIDHKAQSVDQRLKMPVWMDEFVRLGGDLVFQDAGIDELEALAASHDLVLLAAGKGEIVRQFERDAERSVFDKPQRALALTYVHGMEPKEPFSRVAFNLIPGVGEYFCFPALTLSGPCEIMVFEGIPGGPMDCWGDVETPQQHLARSLEILNTYCPWEAERCKNIQLTDDNGVLAGRFPPTVRKPVMTLPSGRKVLGMADALVVNDPITGQGSNNGAKCSKIYLDSIIAHGDQAFDENWMKDTFEAYWAYAEQVVGWTNSILLPPEEHTLNLLGAAQQSPELAKTIANGFNNPVDMMPWWTNADACNQVVGEYFKLEA is encoded by the coding sequence ATGTCACGTAAAATCGCAATTATAGGTGCCGGTCAGTCCGGTCTGCAGACGGGTATTGGCCTTTTAAAACAGGGCTATCAGGTCACTATGTTATCCAACCGGACGCAGGAGGAGATTCGTTCCGGCCGGGTCACTTCAAGTCAGTGCATGTTCGATATGGCACTGAATACCGAAAGAGAGCTGGGGCTTAATTTCTGGGAAAACGATTGCCCGCCGGTCGAGGGTATCGGCCTGACGGTGCCCAACCCCGAACGTCCCGGTGAGAAACTGATCGACTGGGCGGCGCCTATCGACCACAAAGCGCAGTCGGTGGATCAGCGTCTGAAGATGCCGGTATGGATGGATGAGTTTGTCCGTCTGGGTGGCGATCTGGTGTTCCAGGATGCCGGTATTGACGAACTTGAAGCGCTGGCCGCTTCACACGATCTGGTGTTGCTGGCGGCGGGTAAAGGCGAGATCGTCCGTCAGTTTGAACGGGATGCTGAGCGTTCCGTGTTTGATAAACCACAACGGGCTCTTGCACTCACCTATGTGCATGGCATGGAACCTAAAGAACCGTTTTCCCGCGTAGCGTTTAATCTGATTCCCGGTGTGGGTGAATACTTCTGTTTCCCCGCCCTGACCCTGAGCGGTCCCTGCGAAATTATGGTGTTTGAGGGGATTCCGGGAGGTCCGATGGATTGCTGGGGCGATGTCGAAACCCCGCAACAACACCTGGCCCGCAGCCTGGAGATCCTCAATACCTACTGCCCATGGGAAGCGGAACGTTGCAAGAATATTCAGCTCACGGATGACAATGGTGTACTGGCCGGTCGCTTCCCGCCAACGGTGCGTAAGCCGGTAATGACCCTGCCTTCCGGGCGTAAAGTGTTGGGCATGGCGGATGCGCTGGTGGTCAATGATCCGATTACCGGTCAGGGGTCAAACAATGGCGCCAAGTGCAGCAAGATCTATCTGGACTCCATTATTGCCCACGGTGATCAGGCGTTTGATGAAAACTGGATGAAGGATACCTTCGAAGCTTACTGGGCTTACGCCGAACAAGTGGTTGGCTGGACCAACAGCATCCTGCTGCCGCCTGAGGAGCATACTCTCAACCTGCTGGGTGCCGCCCAACAATCACCGGAACTGGCTAAGACCATTGCCAACGGCTTTAACAACCCGGTCGACATGATGCCCTGGTGGACTAATGCAGACGCCTGTAATCAGGTGGTTGGCGAATATTTTAAGCTGGAGGCCTGA
- a CDS encoding OsmC family protein, whose protein sequence is MQAKVKWDGDVRFKGTTGSGFDITIDGELKQGPRPMELMLLGLGGCTSYDVIGILKKTRQDVVDCVAEIDAERADAVPAVFTKIHVKFIVSGRGLNEKKVERAVKLSAEQYCSASLMLEKGGVEITHSFEIVEVE, encoded by the coding sequence ATGCAGGCAAAAGTAAAATGGGACGGCGATGTCCGTTTCAAGGGAACCACCGGTTCCGGATTTGACATTACCATCGATGGGGAGCTGAAACAGGGGCCTCGCCCGATGGAACTAATGCTGCTGGGTTTGGGGGGCTGCACCTCTTACGATGTGATCGGTATTCTTAAGAAAACCCGTCAGGATGTGGTGGATTGTGTCGCTGAGATCGATGCCGAACGCGCCGATGCCGTGCCTGCAGTATTCACTAAGATCCATGTGAAATTTATTGTTTCCGGTCGGGGATTGAACGAGAAAAAAGTGGAGCGGGCGGTAAAGCTCTCTGCCGAGCAGTATTGTTCGGCATCTCTGATGCTGGAAAAGGGTGGAGTAGAGATTACCCACAGCTTTGAGATCGTAGAGGTGGAATAA
- a CDS encoding aminodeoxychorismate/anthranilate synthase component II: MLLMIDNYDSFTYNVVQYLGELGAEVQVYRNDEITIEQIEALNPTQLVISPGPCTPNEAGISVAAIKHFAGKLPIFGICLGHQSMGQAFGGDVVRARQVMHGKVSPVYHNNTGVFAGLENPVSVTRYHSLVIDKNTLPDCLEITAWTQNDDGSVDEIMGVRHKELDIEGVQFHPESILTQQGHDLLQNFLNRA; the protein is encoded by the coding sequence ATGTTACTGATGATCGATAACTACGACTCGTTTACCTATAACGTCGTGCAATATCTGGGTGAGCTGGGTGCTGAAGTTCAGGTGTATCGTAATGATGAAATTACGATCGAACAGATCGAAGCCCTCAACCCCACCCAACTGGTAATATCTCCCGGACCCTGTACTCCAAATGAAGCGGGTATCTCGGTTGCGGCGATTAAGCATTTTGCCGGTAAACTGCCGATCTTTGGTATCTGTCTGGGTCATCAGAGTATGGGCCAGGCCTTTGGCGGTGATGTGGTTCGTGCCCGTCAGGTGATGCATGGCAAGGTCTCTCCGGTTTATCACAACAATACCGGAGTATTTGCCGGGCTGGAAAATCCGGTTTCTGTGACGCGGTACCACTCACTGGTGATTGATAAGAATACCTTGCCAGACTGTCTGGAGATCACCGCCTGGACTCAGAACGATGATGGTAGTGTCGATGAGATCATGGGCGTGCGGCATAAAGAACTGGATATTGAAGGGGTGCAGTTCCACCCGGAATCCATCCTGACTCAGCAGGGCCATGATCTGCTGCAAAACTTTTTAAACCGAGCATAA
- the antA gene encoding anthranilate 1,2-dioxygenase large subunit: MNTNSKQTLIEWRDKVESWTDFRPQDNVYRVAREMFTDRDLFDIEMDLIFENTWIYACHESQIANPHDFFTLQAGRQSMIITRDGNGELNALINACQHRGATLTRVCRGNQSTFTCPFHAWCYKTDGRLVKVKAPGEYPDDFDKSTRGLRKALISSYKGFVFINLNTACTESLEDFLGDARIGFDMMVAQSESGELEVLPGSSSYTFDGNWKLQNENGLDGYHVSTVHYNYVATVQYRQQLEIEKHGTGKKVLDYSKLGAGDKETDDGWFAFNNGHTILFSDMPNPEVRPGYASVMPRLIEEYGESRAQWMMHRLRNLNIYPSLFFMDQISSQLRVVRPVAWNKTEVHSFCLGVKGESDTDRENRIRQFEDFFNVSGMGTPDDLVEFREAQKGFEARLERWNDISRGCDKWTREPTANTEALGIHPAITGTEFTHEGLYVNQHSTWQRYLLQGLDRKLQQQEEK; encoded by the coding sequence ATGAATACTAACTCTAAACAAACACTGATTGAGTGGCGCGATAAGGTTGAAAGCTGGACCGACTTTCGTCCGCAAGACAATGTCTATCGTGTTGCGCGTGAAATGTTTACCGACCGGGATCTGTTCGATATTGAGATGGATCTTATCTTCGAAAATACCTGGATTTATGCCTGTCATGAGAGCCAGATAGCCAACCCCCATGACTTTTTTACCCTGCAGGCGGGCCGTCAATCGATGATCATCACCCGTGATGGTAACGGCGAGCTGAATGCGCTGATTAATGCCTGTCAGCATCGTGGTGCAACCCTGACCAGGGTATGTCGTGGCAATCAGTCTACTTTTACCTGTCCGTTTCATGCCTGGTGTTATAAGACCGACGGCCGGTTGGTGAAAGTCAAAGCCCCCGGTGAATATCCTGATGACTTTGATAAGTCGACCCGAGGGTTGCGTAAAGCGCTGATCAGCTCGTACAAGGGTTTCGTTTTCATTAACCTGAATACTGCCTGCACCGAGTCGCTTGAAGATTTCCTCGGCGATGCCCGCATCGGTTTTGACATGATGGTGGCACAGTCAGAGAGCGGTGAGCTGGAAGTGTTGCCGGGATCCTCTTCCTATACCTTTGATGGTAACTGGAAGCTGCAGAATGAAAATGGTCTCGATGGTTATCACGTCAGCACCGTGCACTATAACTACGTTGCTACGGTGCAGTATCGTCAGCAACTGGAAATAGAAAAGCATGGCACCGGCAAAAAAGTGCTCGACTACAGCAAGCTGGGTGCGGGTGATAAGGAAACCGATGATGGCTGGTTTGCTTTCAACAACGGTCATACCATCCTCTTCAGTGATATGCCCAACCCTGAGGTTCGTCCGGGTTATGCCTCTGTTATGCCCCGTCTGATCGAAGAGTATGGCGAAAGTCGTGCGCAGTGGATGATGCATCGTTTACGTAACCTCAACATCTACCCGAGTCTGTTCTTTATGGATCAGATCAGCTCTCAGCTGCGCGTTGTTCGCCCGGTCGCCTGGAATAAAACCGAAGTTCACAGTTTCTGCCTGGGTGTTAAAGGCGAATCCGATACCGATCGGGAAAACCGTATCCGTCAGTTTGAGGATTTCTTTAACGTTTCCGGTATGGGCACCCCCGATGACCTGGTGGAATTCCGCGAAGCCCAGAAGGGTTTTGAAGCGCGCCTGGAACGCTGGAATGACATCTCCCGTGGTTGCGACAAATGGACCCGGGAACCTACCGCCAATACCGAGGCTTTGGGTATTCACCCGGCCATTACCGGCACCGAGTTTACTCATGAAGGCCTCTATGTAAATCAGCATTCTACCTGGCAGCGTTATCTGCTGCAGGGGCTGGATCGTAAGCTGCAGCAACAGGAGGAAAAGTGA
- the trpC gene encoding indole-3-glycerol phosphate synthase TrpC, which produces MTDTPTVLKKIIARKYAEIAERQPVKSIADLKAQIADQQGSATDPRGFVANMAKTLAEGRSAIIAEAKKASPSKGVIRDPFVPADIARSYEAGGASCLSVLTDADFFQGSEAFLMEARAACALPVIRKDFIVDPYQIYEARAIGADCILLIVAALEDAQMADLNALALELGMDVLIEVHNQAELERSLPIGNTLVGINNRNLHTFEVSLEHTFELLDRVPDDRIVVTESGILCRDDVMAMREHNVNSFLVGEAFMRADNPGEKLAELFK; this is translated from the coding sequence ATGACTGATACACCTACCGTGCTTAAAAAGATAATTGCGCGGAAATATGCAGAGATTGCTGAGCGTCAGCCGGTCAAAAGTATTGCTGACCTGAAAGCACAGATCGCAGATCAGCAGGGCAGTGCGACCGATCCCCGTGGTTTTGTCGCGAATATGGCGAAAACACTGGCTGAAGGGCGTTCTGCTATTATTGCGGAAGCGAAAAAAGCCAGCCCTTCCAAAGGGGTGATTCGTGATCCCTTTGTGCCAGCCGATATTGCCCGTTCATATGAAGCGGGCGGTGCCAGTTGTCTGTCAGTGCTCACCGATGCTGATTTCTTTCAGGGCAGTGAAGCTTTTCTTATGGAAGCGCGTGCCGCCTGTGCATTGCCAGTTATCCGTAAAGATTTTATTGTAGACCCTTATCAGATTTACGAAGCCCGGGCGATCGGTGCGGATTGTATCCTGCTGATAGTCGCCGCGCTGGAAGACGCTCAGATGGCGGATCTCAATGCTCTGGCGCTGGAGCTGGGAATGGACGTATTGATTGAAGTGCATAACCAAGCTGAACTGGAGCGTTCATTGCCAATCGGTAACACGCTCGTAGGGATTAATAATCGTAACCTGCACACCTTTGAAGTGTCACTTGAGCATACCTTTGAATTGCTGGATAGGGTGCCTGACGATCGTATCGTGGTCACCGAAAGCGGTATTCTGTGCCGTGACGATGTTATGGCGATGCGGGAGCACAATGTTAACAGCTTCCTGGTGGGTGAAGCCTTTATGCGCGCCGATAATCCGGGTGAAAAGCTGGCCGAACTTTTTAAATGA
- a CDS encoding cysteine hydrolase, which produces MTQIQPNTALLLIDFQNDYFPGGKWELKNTQLAADNAAQLLTAFRQKQLPVIHVRHEFESDDAPFFLSGSEGAQINNTVAAGGDEPIILKHAANSFKETRLKQVLDTLNIENLTVAGAMSHMCIDAGVRAAADLGYNVTVAQDACATRDQVFNGITVPAEQVHASFMAALAFAYARVEDTEVLLSEMK; this is translated from the coding sequence ATGACACAGATTCAGCCCAACACAGCGCTGCTGTTAATCGACTTTCAGAACGACTACTTTCCGGGTGGAAAATGGGAACTGAAAAACACTCAGCTTGCTGCTGATAACGCCGCCCAACTACTCACCGCTTTCCGTCAAAAGCAGCTGCCGGTTATACATGTTCGCCATGAGTTTGAATCGGATGATGCGCCTTTCTTTCTGTCCGGATCGGAGGGCGCTCAGATCAACAACACCGTTGCAGCCGGGGGCGATGAACCGATCATTTTAAAACACGCCGCAAACAGCTTTAAAGAGACCCGCCTGAAACAGGTGCTCGACACGCTGAACATTGAGAACCTGACCGTTGCCGGAGCAATGAGCCACATGTGTATCGATGCCGGTGTTCGGGCGGCAGCAGATCTGGGCTACAACGTCACGGTTGCTCAGGATGCCTGCGCTACCCGGGATCAGGTGTTCAACGGTATCACCGTCCCTGCTGAGCAGGTGCATGCGTCATTTATGGCGGCACTGGCATTTGCCTATGCCCGGGTTGAAGATACGGAAGTATTGTTGAGTGAAATGAAGTAA
- the trpD gene encoding anthranilate phosphoribosyltransferase: MDIKEALARVVDHIDLSRDEMVEVMRQVMTGECSESQIAGFLVALRMKSESIDEITGAAQVMRELATPVKATSAPLVDIVGTGGDGANLFNVSSASAFVAAACGVYVAKHGNRGVSSSSGSADLLEQAGINLDLGADAVARCIDEVGVGFMFAPGFHGAMKHAIGARRALATRTVFNILGPMTNPAGAQRLVIGVFTKKLCRPMAEVMQQLGGEHIMVVHADDGLDEISLATHTYVAELKDGEITEYRLSPEDLGVESQSLIGLIIDSPAQSLELIKKAFSGAEDAAAKKAASMVALNAGAAIYISGQASSHKEGVAKALEAIHSGAALNKMQQLADFSQSLKD; the protein is encoded by the coding sequence ATGGATATCAAAGAAGCGCTGGCGCGGGTGGTCGATCATATCGATCTGAGCCGCGATGAAATGGTTGAAGTGATGCGTCAGGTGATGACCGGTGAATGTTCTGAATCGCAGATCGCCGGTTTTCTGGTTGCGCTGCGGATGAAGAGTGAGTCGATTGATGAGATTACCGGTGCTGCCCAGGTGATGCGTGAACTGGCGACGCCGGTAAAAGCAACCTCTGCGCCGTTGGTCGATATCGTCGGTACCGGTGGCGATGGTGCCAACCTGTTTAACGTCTCTTCTGCCAGTGCTTTTGTCGCTGCGGCTTGCGGTGTTTATGTGGCCAAGCATGGCAACCGGGGGGTGTCCTCCAGCAGTGGCAGTGCTGATCTGTTGGAGCAAGCGGGAATCAATCTGGATCTGGGGGCTGATGCTGTAGCCCGCTGTATCGATGAAGTCGGTGTCGGTTTTATGTTTGCACCGGGCTTTCATGGCGCGATGAAACACGCCATCGGGGCCCGTCGGGCGCTGGCTACCCGCACGGTATTTAATATCCTCGGGCCGATGACCAATCCGGCCGGAGCGCAGCGCCTGGTGATCGGGGTATTTACTAAAAAACTCTGTCGGCCAATGGCGGAGGTGATGCAGCAACTGGGCGGCGAACACATCATGGTGGTACATGCGGATGATGGCCTGGATGAGATCAGTCTGGCAACCCACACCTACGTGGCTGAGCTGAAAGACGGTGAAATTACGGAATATCGTTTGTCACCTGAAGATTTGGGTGTTGAGAGTCAGAGTCTGATCGGGCTGATAATTGATAGTCCGGCCCAGTCACTGGAGCTGATTAAGAAGGCATTCTCAGGCGCTGAAGATGCTGCTGCTAAAAAGGCGGCATCGATGGTGGCTCTTAATGCTGGCGCGGCGATCTATATCAGCGGTCAGGCGTCCAGCCATAAAGAGGGCGTGGCAAAAGCCCTGGAAGCGATCCACTCGGGCGCGGCACTGAATAAAATGCAACAGCTGGCGGATTTTAGCCAGTCGCTGAAGGACTGA
- a CDS encoding SDR family oxidoreductase: MSLFNDRSVIVTGGATLIGAAVAEVFIEAGASVTVIDIDAEAGVVLADRLGARAQFLAADITDDAQLTAAINRAESRFGGVDYLINLACSYLDEGQASSRADWLTALDINVVSAVMAANIARPLMVKRGGGAIVNFSSISSQVAQTGRWLYPVSKAAIRHLTRSMAMDFAEDGIRVNSVSPGWTWSRVINEVSGGNRAKADQVAADFHMLGRLGDPREVAEVVLFLCSPQASFVTAADYAVDGGYAAIGPEQRTPAIPKLAE; this comes from the coding sequence ATGAGCCTGTTTAACGACCGCAGTGTCATTGTCACCGGTGGCGCAACCCTGATCGGTGCGGCCGTTGCCGAGGTGTTTATCGAGGCGGGTGCGAGTGTCACGGTGATCGATATCGATGCTGAAGCGGGTGTTGTTCTGGCCGATCGTCTTGGCGCCAGAGCACAGTTTCTTGCAGCGGATATCACCGACGATGCTCAGTTAACCGCCGCGATCAACCGTGCTGAAAGCCGCTTTGGAGGCGTTGATTATCTGATCAATCTGGCCTGCAGCTATCTGGATGAAGGACAGGCCTCTTCCCGGGCAGACTGGCTAACCGCTCTGGATATCAATGTGGTGAGTGCCGTGATGGCGGCCAATATCGCCCGTCCGCTGATGGTTAAACGGGGTGGCGGCGCGATCGTCAACTTCAGCAGCATCTCATCGCAGGTTGCTCAGACTGGTCGCTGGCTCTATCCCGTCAGCAAGGCGGCGATCCGTCATCTGACCCGCAGCATGGCGATGGACTTTGCCGAAGATGGCATCCGTGTGAACTCGGTTTCTCCGGGCTGGACCTGGTCCCGGGTGATCAATGAAGTCAGTGGTGGCAACCGGGCTAAGGCGGATCAGGTTGCCGCTGATTTTCATATGCTGGGGCGTCTGGGGGACCCCCGCGAAGTGGCCGAAGTGGTGCTGTTTCTCTGTTCTCCGCAGGCCAGCTTTGTAACCGCCGCTGATTATGCGGTTGATGGTGGCTATGCCGCGATTGGTCCGGAACAGCGCACCCCGGCAATCCCCAAACTCGCTGAGTAA
- the antC gene encoding anthranilate 1,2-dioxygenase electron transfer component AntC, whose product MNKVALNFSDGRTKFIGVNAGETVLDAALRQGITIPVDCREGVCATCKGRCSSGDYQLEYVDEDALSESELEQGSVLTCQMRVASDCAIEFGFESTLCTSAGPEELEAVITKIDRVSESAAVVYIDAQARGDQLDFLPGQYAHVNVPGTSEWRSYSFACAPNETNQLQFLIRLLPQGVMSDYLRDRAKPGDRMKLKAPLGAFYLHQIKRPLIFVAGGTGLAAFLGMLDQLVENPQRCDQPITLFYGVTQMADLCEIERLQAFAEKLPGFSYDSIVMKETDGWQGPVGVVTDLFEDSHFNDGEVDLYLCGPPPMVDAVKGWLDERDMANSAIHYEKFSAS is encoded by the coding sequence ATGAATAAAGTTGCTTTGAATTTCAGTGATGGGCGCACCAAGTTTATTGGTGTTAATGCTGGAGAAACCGTACTCGATGCGGCTCTGCGTCAGGGTATTACGATTCCGGTCGATTGCCGGGAAGGTGTTTGTGCTACCTGTAAAGGGCGCTGCAGCTCCGGGGATTATCAGCTTGAATATGTTGATGAGGATGCCCTGAGTGAGTCAGAGCTGGAGCAGGGGAGTGTGCTGACCTGTCAGATGCGGGTGGCATCCGATTGCGCTATAGAGTTTGGCTTTGAATCAACGCTCTGCACCAGCGCCGGGCCGGAAGAGTTGGAGGCGGTGATTACCAAAATAGATCGGGTATCAGAGTCCGCCGCGGTGGTTTACATTGATGCTCAGGCCCGGGGTGATCAGCTGGACTTCCTGCCGGGGCAGTATGCCCATGTAAATGTGCCGGGTACCAGCGAGTGGCGCTCATACTCCTTCGCCTGTGCACCCAATGAGACGAATCAGTTGCAGTTTCTGATCCGGCTGCTGCCGCAGGGGGTGATGAGTGATTATCTGCGCGACCGGGCAAAACCGGGTGACCGGATGAAACTGAAGGCTCCGCTGGGGGCGTTTTATCTGCATCAGATCAAACGTCCGCTAATTTTTGTCGCTGGCGGAACCGGGCTGGCTGCATTTCTCGGGATGCTCGATCAGTTGGTTGAGAATCCTCAACGTTGCGATCAGCCGATCACCCTGTTTTATGGTGTCACTCAGATGGCTGATCTGTGTGAGATCGAACGCCTCCAGGCGTTTGCAGAAAAACTACCGGGCTTCAGTTATGACAGCATCGTCATGAAAGAAACCGATGGCTGGCAGGGACCGGTTGGAGTGGTCACCGATCTGTTTGAGGATAGTCATTTCAACGACGGCGAGGTTGATCTCTACCTGTGTGGGCCGCCGCCGATGGTGGATGCCGTGAAAGGCTGGCTGGATGAACGGGATATGGCCAATAGTGCGATCCACTATGAGAAATTCTCTGCCAGTTAA
- a CDS encoding flavin reductase family protein: MTASNTQSINSAAAVEMPLIDTRELRNTFGMFATGVTAITALGENDQLVGITANSFSSLSLDPALILWSLVLTSPSVAAFDEGKYFNVNILSQSQEGLAMQLATRSEDKFSGVPYRLSPTGVPLLEDALATLQCQVEFTRVAGDHLLIVGRVLDFDRADAGEPLVFYRGGFKQLCD; encoded by the coding sequence ATGACCGCTTCTAATACACAGTCTATAAATTCCGCAGCTGCTGTTGAGATGCCGCTGATTGATACCCGCGAGCTGCGCAACACCTTTGGCATGTTTGCCACCGGTGTCACCGCCATTACCGCGCTTGGCGAGAATGATCAACTGGTGGGGATTACCGCCAACTCTTTCTCATCTCTGTCTTTGGATCCGGCTCTGATCTTGTGGAGTCTGGTACTGACCTCACCCAGTGTGGCGGCGTTTGATGAGGGTAAATATTTCAATGTGAATATCCTCAGTCAGAGTCAGGAGGGGCTGGCGATGCAGCTGGCGACCCGCTCTGAGGATAAGTTTTCCGGTGTTCCGTATCGCCTGAGTCCGACTGGGGTGCCGCTGCTGGAGGATGCATTGGCAACCCTGCAGTGTCAGGTGGAGTTTACCCGTGTCGCCGGTGATCACCTGCTGATCGTCGGCCGGGTGCTTGACTTTGACCGGGCCGATGCGGGCGAACCTCTGGTGTTTTATCGGGGTGGTTTTAAGCAGCTCTGTGACTGA